In a genomic window of Coprococcus eutactus:
- a CDS encoding ECF transporter S component codes for MDIYKNIFDIDKFSFAYPDGNDESGRTYLPDALRDTELHVRQGEFVVILGRSGCGKTTLLRQLKPSVTPVGKKKGQIIFDGKDICSLDDRMAASQIGFVWQDVNAQLVTDKVWHELAFGLESLGYNNGYVRRRVAEMGSFFGLGDIFHRKVMELSGGQKQLVNLASVMAMSPKALVLDEPTSQLDPIAANDFINSLVRINRELGTTIIMTEHRLEDVLPVCNRSVVMENGRIIYDGDVRGFAESVRTKRIDRGLYLSMPASVQIYMGLEKNSGKQLPLTVPDAREWLVDYDRKFRENGGAPVVPEIQNRGADEGVNGSENQADNAAVDKGDKKRGAVNGQKDAGCREEHPVVCSLDEVSFRYERNTGDVLRQVSLDIYANEILMINGSNGCGKSTMLSLIANLYSPYSGKLRIAKNLRTGMLPQNPELLFTRRSVRDELIDANDRQQLAEIVRFCRLEELLDRHPYDLSGGEKQRLGLAKVLIADPDILLMDEPTKGLDNGFKMQLADMLRKLQKRGKTIVVVSHDIEFCAVAGDRVALLFDGEVAMVGDVRSYMSDNNFFTTAASRISRNILDGAVTVREVLAAYGADMDVTGVAGGGNDSNQGIENESLRIANQGTAEMSEAAGISDDKLADIILNKDRKVENLSIWQIVTIAVTTVIIIFGFWNTMSVSDLSGLVQQMTVTAEGRKYLVLYGVMIAAILGLLVAIRPITQKRNEDIVMDSVGHGFGKRTVVSIVAVLVLIPATIWFGVARLGDKKYFFISLLVLLEAMLPFFVSFEDRKPKVRDIVTLAVMCALAVTGRTAFFMLPNFTPVMAIVIIAGVAFGCEGGFITGAMTMFVSNFIMGQGPWTPWQMFAMGLVGFLAGLFFAGRSVRTRNMTKLGLCIFGALICIVVYGGIMNPASVIMWQPNVNFSMIMASYVTGFPFDLAQATATVIALWLVARPFLEKLDRVRIKFGVLK; via the coding sequence TTGGATATTTATAAGAATATTTTTGATATAGATAAATTTAGTTTTGCATATCCGGACGGAAATGATGAGAGCGGCAGGACATATCTTCCGGATGCTCTCCGGGATACGGAGCTGCATGTCAGGCAGGGAGAGTTTGTTGTCATACTCGGAAGATCCGGATGTGGCAAGACCACTCTCCTCAGACAGCTGAAGCCATCGGTTACTCCGGTTGGCAAGAAGAAGGGACAGATAATTTTTGATGGTAAAGACATATGTAGTCTTGACGATAGGATGGCTGCATCTCAGATCGGTTTTGTGTGGCAGGATGTGAATGCGCAGCTTGTGACGGACAAGGTGTGGCATGAGCTGGCATTTGGCCTTGAAAGCCTTGGGTATAACAACGGATATGTCAGAAGGCGGGTTGCGGAGATGGGTTCGTTCTTCGGACTTGGGGATATATTCCACAGAAAAGTGATGGAGCTGTCCGGCGGACAGAAACAGTTGGTAAATCTTGCCTCGGTTATGGCGATGTCACCGAAGGCGTTGGTGTTGGATGAGCCTACGAGCCAGCTCGATCCCATAGCGGCAAATGATTTTATAAACAGCCTTGTGAGGATAAACCGAGAACTTGGAACGACTATCATCATGACAGAACATCGTCTAGAGGATGTGCTTCCGGTATGCAACAGGTCGGTGGTCATGGAGAATGGCAGGATCATCTATGACGGCGATGTGAGAGGATTTGCCGAGAGTGTCAGGACGAAGCGGATAGACAGAGGGCTTTATCTTTCTATGCCCGCTTCGGTTCAGATATATATGGGGCTTGAGAAAAATTCGGGAAAGCAGCTGCCTCTCACTGTGCCGGATGCCCGGGAGTGGCTTGTGGATTATGACAGGAAATTTAGAGAAAACGGCGGAGCTCCTGTGGTGCCGGAGATACAAAACAGAGGTGCTGATGAAGGCGTGAACGGTTCCGAAAACCAAGCTGACAATGCCGCAGTGGATAAAGGTGATAAGAAGCGAGGCGCCGTAAACGGTCAAAAAGATGCCGGATGCAGAGAGGAACATCCTGTGGTGTGCAGCCTGGATGAGGTCAGCTTCAGATACGAGAGGAACACAGGGGATGTACTCAGACAGGTGAGCCTTGATATATATGCAAACGAAATTCTTATGATAAATGGAAGCAATGGCTGCGGTAAGTCGACTATGTTGTCCCTGATCGCAAATTTGTACAGCCCGTATAGTGGAAAGCTTCGTATAGCTAAGAATTTAAGGACAGGGATGCTTCCACAGAACCCAGAACTTCTATTTACAAGGCGCTCGGTGAGGGATGAACTTATAGATGCAAATGACAGACAGCAGCTTGCAGAGATAGTCAGGTTCTGCAGGCTGGAGGAGCTTCTGGACAGACATCCTTATGATCTGTCAGGCGGAGAGAAACAGAGACTTGGCTTGGCGAAGGTGCTCATAGCTGATCCGGATATCCTGCTCATGGACGAGCCGACAAAGGGACTGGACAATGGGTTCAAGATGCAGCTCGCGGACATGCTTAGAAAACTGCAGAAACGTGGAAAGACGATAGTTGTCGTCAGCCATGACATTGAGTTTTGTGCGGTGGCAGGCGACAGGGTTGCGTTGCTGTTTGACGGAGAGGTTGCGATGGTCGGTGATGTTAGAAGCTATATGTCAGACAACAATTTCTTTACCACGGCGGCATCTAGAATATCTAGAAATATTCTGGACGGCGCGGTGACAGTTCGTGAGGTGCTGGCGGCATATGGTGCGGATATGGATGTGACAGGAGTGGCTGGCGGAGGAAATGACAGCAATCAGGGAATTGAAAATGAGTCATTGAGAATAGCTAATCAGGGAACTGCAGAAATGTCAGAGGCTGCTGGTATATCGGACGATAAGCTTGCGGACATAATCCTTAACAAGGACAGGAAAGTTGAAAATCTCAGCATCTGGCAGATAGTGACCATCGCGGTCACAACGGTTATAATAATATTTGGATTCTGGAATACAATGTCTGTGTCAGATCTGTCCGGTCTTGTGCAGCAGATGACAGTGACAGCTGAGGGACGAAAGTATCTGGTGTTATATGGAGTTATGATCGCTGCGATATTAGGATTACTTGTTGCCATACGTCCCATAACCCAAAAGAGAAATGAAGACATAGTGATGGATTCGGTCGGACATGGATTTGGGAAGAGAACAGTGGTAAGTATTGTGGCTGTGCTCGTTCTGATACCTGCAACCATATGGTTTGGTGTGGCAAGGCTTGGTGACAAGAAGTATTTCTTCATATCACTGCTTGTTCTGCTTGAGGCTATGCTTCCGTTCTTCGTATCATTTGAGGATAGAAAGCCCAAGGTTAGAGATATAGTGACGCTGGCGGTCATGTGTGCGTTGGCGGTGACCGGAAGGACTGCATTCTTCATGCTGCCGAACTTCACCCCAGTCATGGCAATCGTTATCATTGCCGGGGTGGCGTTTGGGTGTGAAGGCGGATTTATCACCGGTGCAATGACTATGTTCGTGTCAAATTTCATCATGGGACAGGGGCCATGGACGCCGTGGCAGATGTTCGCCATGGGACTTGTGGGATTCCTTGCCGGACTGTTCTTTGCAGGCAGAAGCGTGAGGACAAGAAACATGACAAAGCTGGGACTGTGTATATTTGGCGCGTTGATATGTATAGTTGTGTACGGCGGGATCATGAATCCTGCATCGGTCATCATGTGGCAGCCAAATGTGAATTTCAGCATGATCATGGCGTCTTATGTGACAGGATTTCCATTTGACCTTGCGCAGGCGACCGCGACTGTCATTGCGCTATGGCTTGTTGCGAGACCATTCCTGGAGAAGCTGGACAGGGTGAGGATAAAGTTTGGGGTACTAAAATAA
- a CDS encoding YkgJ family cysteine cluster protein, which yields MIRNEKLEDISDGRLYDANDMVKAYCNECKGCHACCTGMGNSIILDPMDVMRLCRETGKNFTQLLEKELEVNVVDGLVLPNIKMTADKCPFLNEEGRCSIHSARPGFCRLFPLGRYYTDDGFRYILQIHECERAGRTKVKVSKWIDIEDLPRYTKYINDWHKFQKDMQRNLIEYMRAGEDETARNQTMLVLQVMYVGMYDAEKDFYEQFDARLAHIRSLLCMTE from the coding sequence ATGATAAGAAATGAGAAATTGGAAGATATCTCAGATGGAAGATTGTACGATGCAAATGATATGGTGAAGGCATACTGCAATGAATGTAAGGGTTGTCACGCTTGCTGCACAGGGATGGGAAATTCTATTATTCTTGATCCCATGGACGTGATGAGACTTTGCAGGGAGACCGGAAAGAACTTTACGCAGCTGCTTGAAAAGGAGCTTGAGGTCAATGTGGTGGATGGTCTGGTGCTGCCAAATATAAAGATGACGGCGGATAAGTGTCCATTCTTAAACGAGGAGGGCAGATGCAGCATCCATAGCGCGAGACCGGGTTTTTGCAGACTCTTTCCACTTGGCAGATATTACACCGATGACGGATTCAGATATATCCTGCAGATACATGAGTGTGAGCGCGCGGGCAGGACTAAAGTCAAGGTGTCGAAATGGATAGATATCGAGGATCTGCCAAGGTACACGAAGTATATAAATGACTGGCACAAGTTCCAGAAAGACATGCAGAGAAACCTGATAGAATATATGCGCGCCGGCGAGGATGAGACAGCGAGAAATCAGACCATGCTGGTGCTGCAGGTCATGTATGTGGGAATGTATGATGCGGAGAAGGATTTCTATGAGCAGTTTGATGCCAGACTTGCGCACATACGCAGTCTGCTCTGTATGACGGAGTAG
- the hydE gene encoding [FeFe] hydrogenase H-cluster radical SAM maturase HydE, whose amino-acid sequence MGKVRDIIDKTFEYGQGRGELPGVDELAEAIEVLSMTQNDPLCQNTNMSGDSKDVLTDFEYLRTKAYDLAHDRFGNRIYIRGLIEFTNICKNDCYYCGIRKSNSHVDRYRLTKDQILACADEGYVLGFRTFVLQGGEDGGFSDGAIADIVRCIKERHPDCAVTLSFGEHSYETYKLWRMAGADRYLLRHETANRKHYERLHPEKMSYDNRVRCLYNLKSLGYQVGSGFMVGSPYQTSVNLAEDLHFLAKLQPQMIGIGPYVPHKETPFAKMEQGTVRQTLVMISMLRLMFPKALIPSTTSLGTIAADGRERGFMHGANVVMPNLSPVSVRKKYELYDNKICTGEESAQCRGCLDRRAEAFGFQIVVDRGDYIS is encoded by the coding sequence ATGGGAAAAGTTAGAGATATCATAGATAAGACATTTGAATATGGACAGGGCAGGGGGGAACTGCCGGGAGTCGATGAGCTGGCTGAAGCTATAGAAGTTCTGTCTATGACGCAAAATGATCCGCTTTGCCAGAATACGAATATGTCTGGGGACTCTAAGGATGTTCTCACTGATTTTGAGTATCTTAGAACGAAAGCTTATGATCTGGCGCATGATAGATTCGGAAACAGGATATACATAAGAGGGCTTATCGAGTTTACGAACATTTGCAAGAATGATTGCTACTACTGCGGTATCAGAAAGAGCAACAGCCACGTTGACAGATACCGTCTGACAAAGGATCAGATTCTGGCTTGCGCCGATGAAGGATATGTACTGGGATTTCGCACATTTGTGCTTCAGGGAGGCGAGGACGGAGGCTTTTCGGATGGGGCTATAGCTGACATTGTGAGGTGTATCAAGGAGAGGCATCCTGATTGTGCCGTCACGCTGTCATTTGGCGAGCATTCGTATGAGACATACAAGCTGTGGCGGATGGCTGGGGCTGACAGATATCTTCTGAGACATGAAACTGCGAACAGGAAGCACTACGAAAGACTCCATCCAGAGAAGATGAGCTATGACAACAGAGTTCGATGTCTGTATAATCTTAAAAGTCTTGGATATCAGGTGGGAAGTGGATTCATGGTTGGATCGCCGTATCAGACGTCAGTGAATCTGGCTGAGGATCTGCATTTCCTTGCGAAGCTGCAGCCGCAGATGATAGGGATCGGACCGTATGTTCCACATAAAGAGACGCCATTTGCGAAGATGGAGCAGGGAACGGTCAGGCAGACCCTTGTGATGATAAGCATGCTGAGACTGATGTTCCCGAAGGCACTCATACCATCCACCACATCTCTCGGAACGATAGCGGCGGATGGCAGGGAGCGTGGGTTTATGCACGGCGCAAATGTGGTCATGCCGAATCTGTCTCCTGTGTCTGTCCGAAAGAAATACGAGCTCTATGACAACAAGATATGCACGGGGGAGGAATCCGCCCAGTGCCGCGGCTGTCTTGACAGGCGCGCAGAGGCGTTCGGATTCCAGATAGTTGTCGATAGAGGCGACTATATATCATAA
- a CDS encoding YoaK family protein, which produces MKFYPHRQMSESFITAAFLSVSGGLQDAYTYIFRGKVFANAQTGNIVLLGQNLVDRNWRMCVHYAVPLLFFALGIAAAECIKQKFQNMQQFHWRQIVVLCEIFLLLIVGFLPIRLNLIANAMVSFSCAMQVQAFRKVNGYAFASTMCIGNIRSGTDALCAYFRTKDRNTLFKSLCYWAIILLFGIGAAVGGHFIRIFDMRTIWFSCCLLFVSFLFMFIKEERE; this is translated from the coding sequence ATGAAGTTTTATCCACATAGACAAATGTCAGAATCTTTCATCACCGCGGCCTTCCTGTCAGTATCAGGAGGTCTGCAGGATGCATATACCTATATATTCAGAGGAAAGGTATTTGCAAATGCACAGACAGGCAACATAGTTCTTCTCGGTCAGAATCTTGTAGACCGAAACTGGAGAATGTGTGTACACTATGCCGTTCCTCTATTATTTTTTGCACTTGGAATTGCTGCTGCCGAGTGTATAAAACAGAAATTTCAGAATATGCAGCAGTTTCATTGGAGACAGATCGTTGTATTGTGTGAGATTTTTCTGCTTCTTATCGTGGGATTTCTTCCCATAAGGCTTAATCTTATCGCAAATGCCATGGTTTCATTTTCATGTGCCATGCAGGTACAGGCATTCAGGAAAGTCAACGGCTATGCATTTGCCAGTACCATGTGCATTGGAAACATACGAAGTGGCACAGATGCCCTGTGTGCATACTTCAGAACAAAGGACAGGAACACACTTTTCAAATCCCTGTGCTACTGGGCAATCATCCTGCTGTTCGGAATCGGTGCCGCTGTGGGCGGTCACTTCATCCGTATATTTGACATGAGAACTATCTGGTTCTCCTGCTGTCTGCTGTTCGTAAGCTTCCTGTTCATGTTCATCAAGGAAGAGAGAGAATAA
- a CDS encoding threonine/serine exporter family protein: MQKSNTGKTAKSANAGSYIDIMEKNHMEIPWHDYANADSNVLICKAGLIEKASVIGRVGLIMLSCGTGAWRVRTSMNRLSKELGVTCTVDVGLMSIEFNCFDGHDCVSQSLCIANTGVNTSKLYRMEQFVDNFPNEEAHLTGEEIHQKLDEIERIHALYSPLRLGLASALACCAFTFLLGGGPVEMILAFVAAGIGNLIRTKLIKHHFTLYMNIAVSVSAACLVYALLLKVAELAFHIPAFHEAGYICSMLFIIPGFPFITSGIDLSKLDLRSGLERLTYSIIIVLVATMFAWIMALLLKLHPQDFATLDITPELHLVFRLIASFCGVFGFSIMFNSSIHMAATAAAIGAIANTLRLELVDLAGIPAAAAAFAGALTAGLLASFIKSTNGYPRISLTVPSIVIMVPGLYLYRAIYNFGIMSLSDAVSWFAAAIMIIIALPLGLIFARILTDRTFRYCT; this comes from the coding sequence ATGCAGAAAAGTAATACTGGCAAAACAGCAAAATCCGCAAATGCTGGATCATACATAGACATCATGGAAAAAAATCACATGGAGATCCCATGGCATGACTACGCCAATGCCGACAGCAATGTACTCATATGCAAGGCAGGTCTGATTGAAAAGGCTTCTGTCATAGGCAGAGTCGGTCTTATCATGCTCTCATGCGGAACAGGTGCATGGCGTGTCCGTACTTCCATGAACAGGCTTTCCAAGGAACTGGGCGTCACATGTACCGTTGATGTCGGTCTCATGTCCATAGAATTCAACTGTTTTGACGGTCACGACTGTGTATCACAGTCCCTGTGCATCGCCAATACCGGGGTGAACACCTCAAAACTCTACAGAATGGAGCAGTTTGTTGACAATTTTCCAAATGAAGAGGCGCATCTGACTGGCGAGGAGATCCATCAGAAGCTTGATGAAATAGAAAGAATACATGCCTTATACTCTCCTCTCCGTCTCGGACTTGCCTCTGCCCTAGCCTGCTGCGCCTTCACATTTCTTCTAGGTGGCGGACCTGTAGAAATGATACTGGCATTTGTCGCAGCCGGAATCGGCAATCTCATAAGGACAAAGCTTATCAAACACCATTTTACTTTATATATGAACATAGCGGTATCCGTGTCAGCCGCTTGTCTTGTGTACGCACTGCTGCTAAAGGTCGCTGAACTGGCATTCCATATACCCGCCTTCCACGAAGCCGGATATATCTGCTCAATGCTGTTCATCATACCGGGATTTCCATTTATCACCAGCGGCATAGACCTTTCAAAACTGGATCTGAGATCCGGACTTGAGAGGCTTACATACTCGATCATCATTGTGCTTGTGGCAACGATGTTCGCATGGATCATGGCGCTTCTGCTGAAGCTCCACCCACAGGATTTTGCGACACTCGACATAACACCAGAACTTCATCTGGTATTCAGATTGATTGCCAGCTTCTGCGGTGTATTCGGATTCTCCATCATGTTCAACAGCTCCATACACATGGCTGCCACAGCCGCTGCCATCGGTGCCATAGCCAACACTCTACGTCTAGAACTTGTAGATCTTGCCGGCATCCCTGCAGCTGCCGCCGCATTTGCCGGAGCCCTCACGGCCGGACTGCTCGCTTCATTCATCAAAAGCACCAACGGTTATCCGCGAATCTCACTGACAGTTCCATCCATAGTCATCATGGTTCCAGGACTTTATCTTTACCGGGCAATATACAACTTTGGGATCATGTCACTTTCCGATGCCGTGTCCTGGTTTGCAGCTGCCATCATGATCATCATAGCCCTGCCACTTGGACTGATATTTGCAAGAATCCTGACGGACAGAACCTTCAGGTACTGCACCTGA
- a CDS encoding DUF4866 domain-containing protein, giving the protein MEEKTIFPREEKSEILFEKILRDPWACEKLMDTFCNYLFCNDDFDCNLSPEEFAKSLLSAYLDRDMSAFLMSICNNTMFDLLRNSYLIPYRFNADGKTNPVITTDEHGELLPEFRNSVKEKDYQHFHDIYTHMTHNENMYLAKAYRYSHEYTSDNMEVGQKILEECTGVLLIRELPDTVKLKETEAEAYCAVWDIMVELEKNLPMAFVFYGQDTLDRQGMRYDELGIFLPDSLLMKNLERHVAKAEAIIYAEK; this is encoded by the coding sequence ATGGAAGAAAAGACCATTTTCCCAAGGGAAGAAAAATCGGAAATATTATTTGAAAAGATCCTCAGGGATCCCTGGGCATGTGAAAAGCTTATGGATACATTTTGCAATTATCTGTTCTGCAATGATGACTTTGACTGCAATCTGTCACCGGAAGAATTTGCAAAATCACTTCTCTCCGCTTATCTGGACAGAGATATGTCTGCATTCCTGATGTCCATCTGCAACAATACCATGTTCGATCTGCTAAGGAATTCCTACCTCATCCCATATCGCTTCAACGCCGATGGCAAGACCAATCCTGTCATCACGACCGATGAGCACGGCGAACTTCTGCCTGAATTCAGAAACTCTGTAAAAGAAAAAGATTATCAGCACTTTCACGATATATACACACATATGACACACAACGAGAATATGTATCTTGCAAAGGCATACAGATACAGCCATGAATACACTTCTGACAACATGGAAGTCGGACAGAAGATCCTTGAGGAGTGCACTGGAGTCCTGCTCATCAGAGAGCTGCCGGACACGGTAAAGCTCAAGGAGACCGAAGCTGAGGCATACTGTGCTGTATGGGATATCATGGTCGAACTGGAGAAAAATCTTCCCATGGCATTTGTATTCTATGGTCAGGATACCCTGGACAGACAGGGCATGCGATATGACGAGCTTGGAATATTCCTGCCGGATTCACTGCTCATGAAGAATCTTGAAAGACACGTTGCGAAAGCCGAGGCGATCATTTATGCAGAAAAGTAA
- a CDS encoding LysR family transcriptional regulator produces the protein MNVNFEYYKIFYYVARYHNFTKAAKVLGNSQPNVTRAMNCLEQQLGRILFVRTNRGVQLTRDGEQLYSYVEAAMSQLLTAEDELADGENLTQGSIAIGVSETALNIYLLDKLRAFHMAYPGINLKIYNHSTPQAVDEVKNGSIDFAVVTTPADVEAPLKKIMLQSYREILIGGTTFFSLKKQKLSIAEMRNYPMICLGRETMTFRFYDRIFREHGVELAPDTEAATTDQILPLVKCELGLAFIPELMAREAVKNKEVVKLSLEEKLPDRNVCLVYDCLHPLNEAAKQFKKIIVESR, from the coding sequence ATGAACGTTAATTTCGAATATTATAAGATATTTTATTATGTGGCAAGGTACCATAATTTTACCAAGGCGGCAAAGGTTCTCGGTAACAGCCAGCCAAATGTGACAAGGGCTATGAACTGTCTGGAACAGCAGCTTGGAAGGATACTTTTCGTCAGAACGAATAGGGGAGTGCAGCTCACGAGGGATGGCGAACAGCTCTATTCATATGTGGAGGCTGCAATGTCACAGCTTTTGACGGCAGAGGACGAACTGGCTGACGGCGAGAATCTCACGCAGGGAAGTATAGCGATAGGAGTCAGCGAGACGGCACTCAACATTTATCTGCTGGACAAGCTGCGCGCATTTCACATGGCGTATCCGGGGATAAATCTCAAGATATATAATCACTCTACACCTCAGGCGGTGGATGAAGTGAAGAATGGCAGCATAGACTTTGCGGTGGTCACGACCCCAGCTGATGTGGAGGCTCCGCTCAAGAAGATCATGCTGCAGTCATATCGTGAGATACTTATCGGCGGAACGACATTTTTTTCACTTAAAAAGCAAAAACTGTCCATTGCGGAGATGAGGAACTATCCTATGATCTGTCTAGGCAGGGAGACTATGACATTCAGATTCTACGACAGAATATTCAGGGAGCATGGCGTGGAGCTTGCGCCGGACACGGAGGCGGCCACCACGGATCAGATACTGCCACTTGTGAAGTGTGAGCTTGGACTTGCATTTATACCGGAACTGATGGCGAGGGAGGCAGTAAAGAACAAGGAGGTCGTAAAGCTTTCACTTGAGGAAAAGCTTCCGGACAGGAATGTATGTCTTGTGTATGACTGCCTGCACCCACTGAATGAGGCAGCAAAGCAGTTTAAGAAAATAATAGTAGAAAGCAGGTGA